From the genome of Puniceicoccales bacterium, one region includes:
- the rpsJ gene encoding 30S ribosomal protein S10, whose amino-acid sequence MTYKNKIRIRLKSFDSGLIDKSSAGIADTAKRSGVKVVGPLPLPNKKEIFTVNRSPHKDKKSMDQYELRTHDRMIEIHDPTVDTIESLKKLNLPAGVEISINA is encoded by the coding sequence ATGACTTATAAAAATAAAATTAGAATTAGATTGAAAAGTTTTGATAGTGGATTGATTGATAAGTCGTCAGCTGGTATTGCTGACACTGCCAAGCGATCCGGTGTAAAAGTTGTTGGGCCCCTTCCGTTACCTAATAAAAAGGAAATATTTACGGTTAATAGAAGCCCTCATAAGGATAAAAAATCGATGGACCAGTATGAGTTACGTACCCATGATAGGATGATTGAAATTCACGATCCGACAGTTGATACGATAGAATCGTTAAAAAAATTGAATCTGCCGGCGGGTGTTGAAATAAGTATAAATGCGTAG
- the rplC gene encoding 50S ribosomal protein L3: MKDRTLILGKKIGMTQVFIESGELVPVTVIQTGPCFVSQVKTEAVDGYCGVQIAFGQKKSSRIKKPLAGHFAKNNLKVGADICEFRTDGDSVYKAGDIIDLSIFSKGEKIDVIGTSKGRGFQGVMKRYGFAGGPASHGSMFHRRGGSYGQRQWPGHVYKGRKMPGHTGCDRVTIQNLEVVDLHQDRGIIVLKGGVPGPNGGLITLRKAQKAKCVGKS, from the coding sequence ATGAAAGATAGGACATTAATTTTAGGCAAAAAGATTGGAATGACCCAGGTGTTCATCGAATCCGGTGAGCTTGTGCCGGTAACGGTTATTCAAACTGGGCCATGTTTTGTAAGTCAGGTAAAAACCGAAGCAGTCGATGGATATTGTGGCGTACAGATTGCTTTTGGGCAAAAAAAATCGTCGAGAATCAAAAAACCATTGGCTGGGCATTTTGCCAAAAATAATTTAAAGGTCGGCGCCGATATTTGCGAATTCAGAACCGATGGTGATTCAGTCTATAAGGCCGGTGATATAATAGATTTGTCGATTTTTTCCAAGGGTGAAAAAATTGATGTCATAGGAACTTCGAAAGGCCGTGGCTTTCAAGGAGTTATGAAACGGTATGGGTTTGCCGGAGGACCAGCATCTCATGGATCCATGTTTCACAGACGCGGTGGGTCCTATGGTCAACGGCAATGGCCCGGTCATGTGTACAAAGGGCGGAAGATGCCTGGGCATACCGGCTGTGATAGAGTAACAATTCAAAACCTAGAAGTCGTTGATTTACATCAAGATCGTGGTATTATTGTATTAAAAGGCGGTGTTCCGGGACCCAATGGTGGGTTGATCACTCTACGCAAGGCACAAAAGGCAAAATGTGTCGGAAAAAGTTGA
- the rplD gene encoding 50S ribosomal protein L4, whose translation MKLRIYNSSGELSNEKEVSVLASFDSGRGAKAVKFVVDVLLSNLRQGNASTKTHSDVSGSGKKPYRQKGTGNARHGSIRSPLWSGGGVVFGPHPRSYYGKINKKVKRLALGRAMYDDILSSELYAIEALPKLGVKSKSLVGFMNKIYPSEQEKILVIDTKFSNEFVLAARNCSRIYTVDAASVNALDLIRYDRYLVSEAAFDVLINRIGM comes from the coding sequence ATGAAATTGAGAATTTATAATTCTTCGGGTGAATTGTCCAATGAAAAGGAAGTGTCTGTATTGGCATCATTTGATAGCGGACGTGGTGCCAAAGCGGTGAAGTTTGTGGTGGATGTGTTATTGTCAAATCTGAGGCAAGGTAATGCTTCGACCAAAACACATTCAGATGTAAGTGGCAGTGGCAAAAAGCCTTACAGGCAAAAAGGTACCGGTAATGCCAGGCATGGTTCGATTAGAAGTCCCCTGTGGAGTGGCGGTGGCGTGGTGTTTGGACCTCATCCGCGCAGCTATTATGGAAAAATAAATAAAAAGGTAAAAAGATTGGCACTGGGTCGTGCGATGTATGATGACATATTATCATCTGAACTGTATGCAATAGAAGCACTTCCGAAACTAGGTGTGAAGTCCAAATCATTGGTTGGATTTATGAACAAAATCTATCCTTCGGAACAGGAAAAAATTCTTGTCATAGATACGAAATTTAGTAATGAATTCGTTCTTGCGGCACGTAATTGTAGTCGAATATATACCGTGGATGCAGCTTCCGTAAATGCCTTAGATCTAATACGATATGATCGTTATCTGGTTTCAGAAGCGGCTTTCGATGTGTTAATAAATAGGATAGGAATGTAG
- a CDS encoding 50S ribosomal protein L23 produces MVFVDKILTRIYYTEKFTAISAALNKYTFEVHQNATKKLVSDAVEQAFGVEVISVNMIVRAGKLKRDKSQRGRYGRTSCRKLAVVGIRKDQKIEIV; encoded by the coding sequence ATGGTTTTTGTAGATAAAATTTTAACCCGGATTTATTACACAGAAAAATTTACGGCCATATCTGCGGCGTTAAATAAGTATACTTTCGAAGTTCATCAAAATGCTACCAAGAAGCTTGTGAGTGATGCTGTGGAGCAAGCCTTTGGTGTAGAGGTGATTAGTGTCAATATGATTGTTCGAGCTGGCAAATTGAAACGTGATAAATCACAGCGAGGTCGTTATGGCAGAACCAGTTGCAGGAAACTGGCGGTGGTTGGTATTAGAAAGGACCAAAAAATAGAAATTGTTTGA
- the rplB gene encoding 50S ribosomal protein L2 encodes MSIIQHNPVTPGQRFLSLSRRRLHKNDPERSLVRSKIRGSGRNCYGRITSRRKGGGHKKLYRVIDFKRDKFNVPGTISRVEYDPNRSADIALVAYRDGEKRYILCPRELGVGSTVVSLNSPTDNFSVGISLPLNMMPLGIPIHCIELHPGCGAALARGAGVCATLVALDGKFATIKMPSGEIRLLNPKCRATIGEVGNNEHLKQSLGKAGRNRWLGRRPRVRGVAMNPVDHPMGGGEGRSSGGRHPTSPWAQLAKGLPTRKKSKPTNAMIIVRRNGRKVKKG; translated from the coding sequence ATGAGTATTATTCAGCATAATCCGGTGACACCAGGTCAAAGATTTTTGTCTTTAAGTAGGCGTAGGTTGCACAAAAATGACCCTGAGCGTAGTCTTGTTAGGAGTAAAATTCGCGGCAGTGGCAGAAATTGTTACGGAAGAATAACTTCTCGGCGTAAAGGTGGTGGACATAAAAAACTTTACAGAGTCATTGATTTTAAAAGAGATAAGTTTAATGTGCCGGGGACAATTTCTCGTGTAGAGTATGACCCAAATCGGTCGGCTGATATTGCTTTAGTTGCTTATCGTGATGGTGAAAAACGCTATATTTTATGTCCGCGCGAGTTAGGCGTTGGAAGCACGGTGGTCAGTTTGAATTCACCCACGGATAATTTTAGTGTTGGTATCTCATTGCCATTGAATATGATGCCGCTTGGCATTCCGATTCATTGTATTGAGTTACATCCGGGTTGTGGAGCGGCTTTGGCCCGGGGCGCAGGTGTTTGTGCCACACTCGTTGCTTTGGATGGTAAATTTGCGACAATAAAAATGCCAAGTGGAGAAATTCGATTGTTGAACCCAAAATGTCGAGCAACCATAGGCGAAGTTGGTAATAATGAGCATCTTAAGCAATCTTTAGGCAAGGCTGGAAGGAATCGTTGGCTTGGACGTAGGCCAAGGGTTCGCGGAGTTGCGATGAATCCCGTCGATCATCCGATGGGAGGCGGTGAAGGTCGTTCATCCGGTGGACGGCATCCAACTTCACCCTGGGCTCAATTGGCAAAAGGGTTGCCGACGAGGAAAAAATCGAAGCCGACCAATGCTATGATTATCGTTCGGCGTAATGGTAGAAAGGTGAAAAAAGGTTAA
- the rpsS gene encoding 30S ribosomal protein S19: MARSSKKGFYVEPSLLDLVDLAVSSDNRKPIKTWSRRSTITPDFVGLNFQVHNGKIFTDVHVTENMVGHKLGEFSFTRTFKTHNPHTQK; encoded by the coding sequence ATGGCACGTTCTTCTAAAAAAGGTTTTTATGTCGAACCAAGTTTGTTAGATCTGGTTGATCTTGCGGTTAGTTCAGATAACAGAAAGCCGATTAAAACCTGGTCCCGGCGGTCTACCATTACGCCCGATTTTGTTGGTCTTAATTTTCAAGTTCACAATGGCAAAATTTTTACCGATGTTCATGTGACAGAAAATATGGTCGGTCATAAACTTGGCGAGTTCTCCTTTACTCGTACATTTAAAACACATAATCCACATACTCAAAAATAA
- the rplV gene encoding 50S ribosomal protein L22: MEIKSVTKYARMSPKKVHMVARSVVGMHAERALQLLRLVNKKSAGLVAKTLASAIANANCKNVDSDSLYVKDAVAEQGIMFHRFVPASRGSAHSIRKRTSHIKVTLIGNLKNSNNVK, encoded by the coding sequence ATGGAAATAAAATCTGTAACAAAATATGCAAGAATGTCGCCGAAGAAGGTGCATATGGTTGCTCGTTCTGTGGTAGGGATGCACGCCGAAAGGGCGTTGCAGCTGCTTAGGCTTGTGAATAAAAAGTCCGCCGGTCTTGTGGCAAAGACCCTCGCCAGCGCGATTGCCAATGCGAATTGTAAAAACGTTGATTCTGATTCACTTTATGTCAAGGATGCTGTTGCTGAGCAAGGGATTATGTTTCATAGATTTGTTCCAGCGTCTCGAGGTTCAGCTCATTCAATAAGGAAACGAACAAGTCATATAAAGGTGACTCTTATCGGTAATTTAAAAAACAGTAATAATGTTAAATAG
- the rpsC gene encoding 30S ribosomal protein S3 translates to MGQKVNPIGLRLCVRKNWSSHWYATKKDFPTLLHEDFRIRSFLKEKLGPAACSQITIERAGNRVRVKISTPRPGIVIGRKGQELDRLCDDLKALAGKDVIVDIQEIKKPDLVAQLVTENIAIQLERRVSFRRAMKKAIQAAISLGAHGIRLQCAGRLGGAEIARTESQRAGRVPLHTLKENIDYGFSEAGTVYGKVGIKCWICRDEGLKV, encoded by the coding sequence ATGGGACAAAAGGTTAATCCAATTGGTTTGCGTTTATGTGTCAGAAAGAATTGGAGTTCGCATTGGTATGCGACCAAAAAGGATTTTCCGACCTTATTACATGAAGATTTCAGGATAAGATCATTTCTTAAGGAAAAACTTGGACCGGCGGCCTGTTCACAGATAACCATAGAGCGGGCCGGAAATCGTGTGCGAGTTAAAATATCTACGCCGAGGCCTGGCATTGTAATTGGAAGGAAAGGGCAGGAACTTGATCGACTGTGCGATGATTTGAAGGCCCTGGCTGGGAAAGATGTAATTGTTGATATTCAAGAAATTAAGAAACCTGATCTGGTGGCCCAATTGGTAACGGAAAATATTGCAATTCAGCTAGAGCGAAGGGTGTCATTTCGAAGGGCAATGAAAAAAGCGATTCAGGCTGCAATCAGCCTAGGTGCTCATGGAATTAGGCTTCAATGTGCCGGACGATTAGGCGGCGCAGAGATAGCAAGAACCGAATCGCAAAGAGCCGGACGTGTTCCATTGCACACACTTAAGGAAAATATAGATTACGGTTTTTCTGAAGCCGGAACGGTTTACGGTAAAGTAGGAATTAAATGTTGGATCTGTCGTGATGAGGGATTGAAAGTATAG
- the rplP gene encoding 50S ribosomal protein L16, with amino-acid sequence MSKLSPARTKYRKVQKGRNRGSAKGGDFLAFGDFGIQALERCSMTAAQIEAARVSISRHLKRKGKLWVRIFPHKPITKKPAETRMGKGKGTVEYWASAVKPGTILFELAGVSVTLAREALRLADCKLPIHCRFIIRESLEDYK; translated from the coding sequence ATGAGCAAGTTATCACCAGCAAGGACCAAGTATAGGAAGGTACAAAAAGGTAGAAATCGAGGAAGTGCCAAAGGAGGCGATTTTTTGGCGTTTGGAGATTTTGGCATTCAGGCCCTCGAACGTTGCAGTATGACGGCGGCTCAAATAGAAGCCGCACGGGTTTCCATATCTCGTCATTTGAAAAGAAAAGGCAAGTTGTGGGTCAGGATTTTTCCGCACAAGCCAATAACTAAAAAACCGGCCGAAACCCGCATGGGGAAAGGGAAAGGTACCGTTGAATATTGGGCTTCGGCGGTTAAACCTGGAACCATATTATTTGAGCTGGCTGGTGTTTCGGTAACGTTAGCACGGGAAGCACTTAGGTTAGCTGATTGCAAATTGCCTATCCATTGTAGATTCATCATCCGCGAAAGTTTGGAGGATTATAAATGA
- the rpmC gene encoding 50S ribosomal protein L29, whose amino-acid sequence MTDNVNYRELSVVELGKKLAEAHDEMFQLRLKKSSSQLENSAFITKTRKKIAKIKTFLRQKSCKSSQMPTC is encoded by the coding sequence ATGACTGATAATGTTAATTATAGAGAGCTTTCCGTGGTAGAACTCGGTAAAAAATTGGCAGAAGCTCATGATGAGATGTTTCAATTGCGGCTTAAAAAATCATCTTCTCAGTTGGAAAATTCTGCCTTCATTACAAAAACGCGAAAAAAAATTGCAAAAATTAAGACTTTTTTGAGACAAAAGTCTTGCAAGTCCAGTCAAATGCCAACATGTTAG
- the rpsQ gene encoding 30S ribosomal protein S17: MLEEYSMSGSCHSISRKNARKKLVGIVTGRCGDKTIKVAYSYKVPHPLYKKEIKRRTLVHVHDQNNECSVGDEIEIMETRPLSKLKRWRFVGIVKKAPIL; encoded by the coding sequence ATGTTAGAGGAGTATAGTATGTCTGGGAGTTGTCATAGTATAAGTAGAAAAAATGCGCGAAAGAAGTTGGTAGGTATTGTGACCGGACGTTGCGGTGACAAAACCATCAAAGTTGCCTACTCTTATAAAGTTCCACATCCTCTTTATAAAAAGGAAATTAAGCGAAGGACATTGGTCCATGTCCATGATCAAAATAACGAGTGTTCCGTTGGCGACGAGATTGAAATAATGGAAACGCGGCCTTTGAGTAAATTAAAACGTTGGCGTTTCGTGGGAATAGTAAAAAAAGCACCCATTTTGTGA
- the rplN gene encoding 50S ribosomal protein L14, which translates to MLQQQSILDVADNTGAKKAMMIRRLGQNKRTASVGDIIVVTIKDSIPEASVKKGTVAKAVIVRTTYPVRREDGSYLRFDSNACVLIDDKNNPSGTRIFGPIARELRQKNFMKIISLSPEVI; encoded by the coding sequence ATGTTGCAACAACAAAGTATATTGGATGTGGCGGACAATACCGGCGCTAAAAAGGCGATGATGATTCGGCGGCTTGGTCAGAATAAGCGAACTGCTTCGGTAGGAGACATTATAGTTGTCACAATAAAAGATAGCATTCCTGAAGCATCTGTGAAAAAAGGTACTGTTGCTAAGGCAGTTATAGTCAGAACAACCTATCCCGTAAGGCGTGAAGATGGCAGTTATCTTCGGTTCGACAGCAATGCCTGTGTATTGATAGATGATAAAAATAATCCGTCGGGGACGAGAATTTTTGGTCCGATCGCTCGTGAACTGCGACAGAAAAATTTTATGAAAATAATATCGCTATCTCCGGAGGTAATATGA
- the rplX gene encoding 50S ribosomal protein L24, which yields MKYSIKKGDDVVVISGSNRGERGRVIRVLRDSCRVTIEGVALRKKFVKKSQTNPEGGEIKMESAIHYSNVMLASRYDSKRTKPVK from the coding sequence ATGAAATATTCTATAAAAAAAGGTGATGACGTGGTTGTTATTTCCGGTTCGAATAGAGGAGAAAGAGGTCGCGTGATTCGCGTGTTGCGTGATTCGTGTCGAGTTACAATAGAAGGGGTTGCATTACGAAAGAAGTTCGTGAAAAAAAGTCAGACCAACCCGGAAGGCGGTGAAATTAAAATGGAATCGGCGATCCACTATTCCAATGTTATGTTAGCATCTAGGTACGATTCAAAACGGACAAAGCCTGTCAAATGA
- the rplE gene encoding 50S ribosomal protein L5: MKIRSTLKDLYLKVVVPELEKVHGYRNRHDVPKLEKIVVNSAINSSCDKSYIEDLTKDIGLITGQKPVLIAARKSISNFKLRKGMPNGVKVTLRGDSMYDFFLRFTCISLPIVRDFRGVSSKMDGRGNYTVGVTDHTIFPEISVDREKKIVGMDISFITTAKTDNEGRDLLRMLGMPFKKKINV; this comes from the coding sequence ATGAAAATTAGATCTACATTGAAGGATTTATATCTAAAAGTGGTTGTTCCTGAACTCGAAAAAGTTCACGGATATCGTAATCGTCATGATGTTCCAAAGCTCGAAAAAATTGTCGTGAATTCTGCGATAAATTCAAGTTGTGATAAATCTTACATTGAGGATCTTACGAAAGATATAGGTTTGATAACCGGCCAAAAACCTGTGCTAATTGCCGCAAGGAAAAGTATCTCTAACTTCAAGCTGAGGAAAGGGATGCCGAACGGAGTGAAAGTTACATTACGAGGTGATAGCATGTACGATTTTTTTCTAAGGTTCACATGTATTTCTCTGCCAATAGTTAGGGATTTTAGAGGAGTTTCGAGTAAAATGGATGGTCGTGGTAATTACACCGTGGGTGTGACTGATCACACCATATTTCCTGAGATTAGTGTTGACCGAGAGAAAAAAATTGTAGGAATGGACATATCGTTTATTACTACGGCGAAGACCGATAACGAAGGACGCGATCTTCTAAGGATGTTAGGGATGCCTTTCAAGAAAAAAATTAATGTGTAA
- the rpsN gene encoding 30S ribosomal protein S14, with the protein MAKISVIKRNEKRKALVAKFAAKRAEYKKILRDQNVEDAVFFETLRKLNKLSRNSSSVRVRNRCCITGRPRAFHGRFGVSRLQLREFALAGLIPGLVKASW; encoded by the coding sequence ATGGCAAAAATTTCGGTGATAAAAAGAAATGAAAAGCGCAAAGCTCTCGTGGCTAAATTTGCGGCGAAAAGAGCTGAATACAAAAAAATACTTCGCGATCAAAATGTGGAGGATGCGGTGTTTTTTGAAACGTTGCGTAAATTGAACAAACTTTCAAGGAATTCGTCGTCGGTACGCGTTAGAAATAGGTGCTGCATAACCGGTAGACCTCGCGCATTTCATGGAAGATTCGGTGTGTCGAGGCTTCAGTTGAGAGAATTTGCTCTGGCCGGATTGATTCCTGGATTGGTTAAGGCTTCTTGGTAG
- the rpsH gene encoding 30S ribosomal protein S8, with the protein MDTVGDFLTAIRNASAAGKESCVFPFSKMRESIAAILKANGYIADCFKINTEKGVLMLKVCIKYVKDKPAIVELMRCSKPGCRIYFGAKSIPPVINGLGMSILSTSKGVMSNREAFRLNVGGELLCKVW; encoded by the coding sequence ATGGATACCGTAGGAGATTTTTTAACCGCTATAAGAAATGCAAGTGCCGCTGGCAAAGAGAGTTGTGTTTTCCCATTTTCGAAAATGAGAGAGTCCATCGCCGCTATTTTGAAGGCCAATGGTTATATTGCGGATTGTTTTAAAATTAATACAGAAAAAGGTGTTTTAATGTTGAAAGTTTGCATTAAATACGTAAAGGATAAACCTGCGATAGTGGAACTTATGCGTTGTAGTAAACCTGGGTGTAGGATTTATTTTGGTGCGAAATCGATACCACCGGTCATTAATGGTTTGGGCATGTCCATTCTCAGCACATCCAAAGGGGTAATGTCAAATCGTGAAGCATTCAGGCTGAATGTAGGTGGTGAACTGTTATGTAAGGTTTGGTAG
- the rplF gene encoding 50S ribosomal protein L6 produces the protein MSRIGKLPIEIPAAVTVTVDGDVVNVTGPQGKLSKKFDSSVIISTSAGVVSVTCKDSNNAHSLAMHGTVRSIINAMIIGVQKCFSKNLEINGVGFKAAISGNELDLSLGYSHPIRYKVPEGIKIVIRENTKILVEGADKHMVGQVAADIKHFYPVEPYKGKGVRIVGEHVRRKDGKKAS, from the coding sequence ATGAGTAGAATTGGAAAATTACCAATAGAAATACCAGCGGCTGTTACCGTTACCGTTGATGGTGATGTGGTTAATGTGACCGGTCCCCAGGGAAAGCTCAGCAAAAAATTCGATTCGTCGGTTATTATAAGTACTTCTGCCGGAGTTGTTTCTGTAACATGCAAAGATAGCAATAATGCCCATTCATTGGCTATGCACGGTACGGTTAGGTCTATTATAAATGCGATGATAATCGGTGTTCAGAAATGTTTTTCGAAAAATCTCGAAATAAATGGAGTTGGGTTCAAAGCCGCTATCTCCGGCAATGAATTGGATTTATCCCTAGGATATTCGCATCCAATACGTTACAAGGTGCCAGAGGGAATAAAAATTGTGATTAGGGAAAATACGAAAATTTTGGTCGAAGGCGCGGATAAACATATGGTCGGGCAGGTTGCCGCTGATATAAAGCATTTTTATCCGGTTGAACCCTATAAGGGAAAAGGAGTTAGAATTGTGGGCGAACATGTTCGCAGAAAAGATGGTAAAAAGGCGTCCTAG
- the rplR gene encoding 50S ribosomal protein L18, whose protein sequence is MNCKNKKKSQERKKLRVRQRIHGTTLRPRLSVYFSAKHVYAQCINDDTGSTVAALSTLSSKFKDKKLKPNVDGAGEFGLEFGKHALACGVKQVVFDRGIRKFHGVVASFANAARSSGLSF, encoded by the coding sequence ATGAATTGTAAAAATAAAAAGAAATCGCAGGAAAGAAAAAAACTTAGAGTTAGGCAACGGATTCATGGCACAACGTTAAGACCTAGATTGTCTGTTTATTTCAGCGCTAAACATGTTTATGCTCAGTGCATAAACGATGACACGGGTTCGACGGTTGCTGCACTATCGACACTGTCTTCCAAGTTTAAGGACAAAAAACTCAAGCCAAACGTCGATGGCGCCGGCGAATTTGGCCTTGAATTTGGGAAACATGCCCTGGCCTGTGGAGTTAAACAGGTGGTGTTCGATCGTGGCATAAGAAAGTTTCATGGTGTGGTCGCCTCGTTCGCAAATGCTGCAAGGTCATCTGGGTTAAGCTTTTAG
- the rpsE gene encoding 30S ribosomal protein S5, whose protein sequence is MNGDRNFSGFFGANSGFRGRRKRDSGEATKDPRDPENQFVDKVVRINRCAKVVKGGRRFGFSALAVVGDKAGRVGIGLGKAKETPDAVRKAIEQAKKNIKPYSIHSSTVPHVVVGVADGGRVLLRPAAPGTGIIAGGGVRAVLEVLGVTDILTKSMGSNNPFAMVRATLDALSQLRTKEEVMAIRNANCDC, encoded by the coding sequence ATGAATGGCGATAGAAATTTTTCTGGTTTTTTCGGTGCTAATAGTGGTTTTCGCGGTAGAAGAAAGCGCGATAGTGGTGAAGCCACTAAAGATCCGCGCGATCCCGAAAATCAATTTGTGGACAAGGTTGTGCGAATAAATCGTTGCGCGAAAGTTGTTAAAGGCGGGCGTAGGTTTGGATTTTCCGCATTGGCAGTGGTGGGCGACAAGGCCGGACGCGTGGGTATTGGTCTGGGCAAAGCAAAAGAAACGCCGGATGCGGTCCGTAAAGCCATTGAGCAGGCTAAGAAAAACATAAAACCCTACTCTATCCATAGTTCCACTGTTCCACATGTAGTTGTCGGTGTTGCAGATGGAGGTCGAGTGTTGCTGCGTCCAGCCGCACCTGGCACCGGAATCATAGCCGGCGGTGGCGTTCGGGCTGTTCTGGAAGTCCTTGGCGTAACAGATATTCTCACAAAGTCAATGGGATCGAATAATCCATTTGCAATGGTAAGAGCAACCCTGGATGCGCTTTCGCAACTCAGGACAAAGGAAGAGGTTATGGCCATACGCAATGCAAACTGTGACTGTTAA
- the rplO gene encoding 50S ribosomal protein L15: protein MKLHNLVKIGNSDHNRRRGRGDSSGRGGTSGRGHKGGKARSGYSPAPCCCGIPYYRRLPKRGFKNFLFKTDVAIVNISSLARLTEDLIDRSTLIKYGLVDKGDMIIKVLGSGELDRKITVTADFFSTAAEKKILDAGGSVVKLASGAKIED, encoded by the coding sequence ATGAAATTACATAATTTAGTTAAAATTGGAAATAGCGATCATAACCGCCGGCGAGGACGTGGTGATAGTAGCGGAAGAGGCGGAACCAGTGGCCGCGGCCATAAGGGCGGAAAGGCAAGGTCTGGCTATTCGCCGGCGCCCTGCTGTTGCGGAATCCCCTACTATAGAAGGTTACCGAAACGTGGCTTCAAAAATTTTTTGTTCAAAACCGATGTGGCTATTGTAAATATTTCAAGCCTAGCCCGGCTAACCGAAGACTTGATTGACAGATCCACACTGATAAAGTATGGGCTTGTGGACAAAGGTGATATGATCATAAAAGTGCTTGGAAGCGGAGAACTTGACAGAAAAATCACCGTAACGGCCGATTTTTTTTCGACGGCAGCGGAAAAGAAAATATTGGACGCCGGCGGATCCGTGGTCAAACTGGCCTCCGGGGCAAAAATTGAAGATTAA